Proteins from a single region of Cydia amplana chromosome 17, ilCydAmpl1.1, whole genome shotgun sequence:
- the LOC134656076 gene encoding CLIP domain-containing serine protease HP8-like, protein MFISFITRICLLLAVLESATTQSDQGSKTCKISDDIEGECILLQKCPRALDLLKLNDIKSLRNLTCGYDKLDAKVCCVTNKTDGISITFNTTKDTATSRPEGGISHTVKVPPDPVATFPSTTPVPTEAQTTRVVYSTTFVPTTHNQKKTNAPHHNNEFNESTQPSSSGFAIRPPVIPPRPPPQEPPSMLETASETIPSFDNPLGIDTNIPSRFPVEDQSNVGWQLSGVSDDVTEQMERFPVLQRPVNLPSRNECGLVLTSDRIFGGQVAGLEELPWLARIKYQMKSKEIYACHASLITDRFLVTAAHCVVNQQIIDVRLGDWDIETEIDCIQDDCNDPPMDVKIDATFVHPSYHRQTLVGDIALLRLAHPVNFTEFIRPVCLPTTEYISRIDYDPDSEYITGGWGKTEFETRSVVKRKIRLTAVPMPTCRAAIRRMSDQLAASTICAGGRKGEDSCAGDSGSSLARLASENRRFNWYLFGVTSFGSSRCATEGIPGIYSRVTYYMDWILSILAL, encoded by the exons ATGTTTATATCATTTATAACCCGAATTTGCTTACTTCTCGCCGTCCTCGAATCGGCGACGACAC AGAGCGACCAAGGATCCAAAACATGCAAGATAAGTGACGATATAGAAGGAGAGTGTATTTTGCTACAAAAATGTCCTCGAGCATTGGATTTGCTGAAGTTAAatgatattaaatcattaaggAATCTCACTTGTGGATATGATAAGCTGGATGCAAAG GTATGCTGCGTCACAAACAAAACAGACGGAATATCTATCACCTTCAATACTACTAAAGACACCGCCACTAGTAGACCTGAAGGCGGTATATCACATACTGTTAAAGTGCCACCAGATCCGGTAGCTACCTTCCCTTCTACCACTCCGGTACCAACAGAGGCACAAACAACTAGAGTAGTTTATTCGACTACATTCGTTCCAACAACACATAATCAGAAGAAAACAAATGCGCCCCATCATAACAATGAATTCAATGAGTCAACACAACCATCATCTTCAGGTTTCGCTATCCGTCCACCAGTGATACCACCGCGACCACCGCCACAAGAACCACCTTCCATGCTCGAAACAGCTAGTGAAACCATACCCTCATTTGACAATCCGCTAGGAATCGATACAAACATCCCATCCCGATTTCCTGTTGAAGATCAAAGTAATGTTGGCTGGCAGCTATCAGGAGTTTCTGATGATGTAACGGAGCAAATGGAACGCTTCCCCGTATTGCAGCGTCCCGTCAATCTACCAAGTCGGAATGAGTGTGGACTGGTTTTAACATCTGACAGAATTTTTGGTGGGCAAGTGGCAGGACTTGAAGAGCTGCCATGGCTGGCTCGCATCAAATATCAAATGA AGTCGAAAGAGATCTACGCGTGCCATGCGTCCCTGATTACTGACCGTTTCTTGGTTACTGCTGCGCATTGTGTAGTCAACCAGCAAAT AATAGACGTTCGTCTGGGTGACTGGGACATTGAGACAGAAATTGACTGCATTCAGGACGACTGCAACGATCCTCCTATGGATGTTAAAATCGATGCAACCTTCGTACACCCTTCGTATCATAGACAAACACTAGTTGGTGACATAGCTTTATTGCGGCTAGCACATCCGGTTAATTTTACAG aatttatCCGGCCAGTTTGCTTACCGACAACAGAATACATCTCACGAATAGATTACGATCCCGATAGTGAATACATAACTGGTGGCTGGGGTAAAACAGAGTTTG AAACGAGGTCCGTAGTTAAAAGAAAAATCCGTCTAACGGCTGTACCAATGCCAACCTGCAGGGCTGCCATCCGACGGATGTCTGACCAGCTAGCCGCCAGCACCATCTGCGCTGGTGGGAGAAAGGGTGAGGACAGCTGCGCCGGCGACTCTGGCAGCTCCCTCGCCCGGCTGGCCAGCGAGAACCGCCGTTTTAACTGGTACCTCTTCGGGGTAACCAGTTTCGGATCGAGTAGATGCGCTACAGAAGGAATACCGGGCATCTATTCGCGAGTAACATATTATATGGATTGGATTCTGAGCATTCTTGCATTGTAA
- the LOC134655660 gene encoding protein FAM161B has protein sequence MNHRCSVFANACLKLPVDPVSKMPKPDYERKEKFVIAQNSIDSSSTCSVNIVNVNTEKIKDFYRSIPDYNEINHLPTEEFYSTLRSLRQKKKVMLEYAVDLIDDCNGDNLQAKEEAYTNETKVNDKPVKSHYGGTLRHKYSAEKKDKTSEFNGAARMNRRRVSDCSNNNVLSVSSMKQPSKKLTVTNIEVKIDDDPKMNPVKFSSMKEKTSKPKRKHSACSISWNDDKIERKNEVDQKFDKFFDGAEYSRLKKGNMDDDEFKTQSMPSSPLRAKRFGSPQRRRKSITVPKPFKMTERDEDVRAVNELRSLQKSFSEDMLHRKCDRQQFRTKPVPIESRIPLYDKILEDQAMRRAITKINSEAELRAKMKPFSFTKREEGGLEAGKACERAIHALPKPKKKKRFRARPVPKNLFSNYFYDKMKEEEFFRSMNRRIRSEEMLRSANLPGSMAMRDRSRLSTPAAHSDLPIDPSPGIPSVSSFDRQRSRSPEKRNRYEKTAKEDFITTSPKPFRFNTADRAAKKMQDVTKKMSQESKSTESVGTSGDGVMRGFSALELRAAASGRSNLAALLRAEAVRRRFEMDAASRMAEQRRMRELRHRDRLLRSNPAWTLVKNNAEEDIAMRLQTRRDEERMRREEFLHEMELMYGRVQQQPLLFERYYAPRSHSAPVDYIQLSPRKTKKRSSRKCKTYHFNTPSVSRKDSLNDYNGNMMEYLNRIENDEKSYSNSDDAIDSLDGK, from the exons ATGAACCACAGGTGCAGTGTATTTGCAAATGCTTGCCTTAAACTTCCAGTGGATCCCGTTAGTAAAATGCCTAAACCCGATTATGAGAGAAAAGAAAAGTTTGTAATCGCACAGAACTCCATTGATTCTTCTTCAACTTGTTCTGTGAAcattgtaaatgtaaatacggAGAAAATAAAAGATTTCTACCGCTCCATTCCTgattataatgaaataaatcatctgcCGACTGAAGAATTCTATTCTACGTTAAGATCTTTAAGGCAGAAGAAAAAAGTTATGCTAGAATATGCTGTGGATTTAATAGATGATTGCAATGGGGATAATTTGCAAGCAAAAGAGGAAGCTTACACGAATGAGACTAAAGTAAATGATAAGCCTGTTAAATCTCATTATGGTGGTACACTGAGGCATAAATACAGTGCAGAGAAAAAAGATAAAACCTCAGAGTTCAATGGAGCTGCAAGGATGAATAGAAGACGTGTTTCTGATTGTTCTAACAATAATGTTCTGAGTGTTTCTTCTATGAAACAACCGAGTAAAAAGCTGACTGTTACAAATATCGAAGTCAAAATAGACGACGATCCTAAAATGAATCCAGTTAAATTTAGTTCCATGAAAGAAAAGACGTCGAAACCAAAAAGAAAGCATTCGGCGTGTTCCATATCCTGGAACGATGATAAAATCGAAAGGAAGAATGAAGTCGACCAGAAGTTTGACAAGTTTTTTGACGGAGCGGAATACTCAAGGCTCAAGAAAGGTAATATGGACGACGATGAGTTTAAAACTCAAAGTATGCCTTCTAGTCCGTTGAGAGCTAAGCGATTTGGGTCACCCCAGAGGAGACGTAAGAGTATAACTGTGCCGAAGCCGTTTAAAATGACGGAAAG AGATGAAGACGTAAGGGCAGTGAACGAGCTTCGTAGCCTGCAAAAGTCGTTCTCAGAAGATATGCTTCACAGGAAATGCGACCGCCAGCAATTCCGGACCAAACCTGTCCCCATAGAGTCCCGGATACCTCTCTACGACAAAATTCTTGAGGATCAAGCGATGAG GAGAGCTATAACGAAAATCAACAGCGAAGCAGAGCTACGCGCTAAAATGAAGCCTTTCAGTTTTACAAAAAGGGAAGAAGGTGGATTGGAAGCAGGAAAAGCCTGTGAACGAGCGATCCATGCCTTGCCAAAGCCAAAGAAAAAGAAGAGATTCCGCGCGAGGCCAGTGCCTAAGAATTTGTTTTCCAATTATTTTTACGATAAAATGAAGGAGGAAGAGTTTTTTAG GTCAATGAACCGGCGAATCAGGTCAGAAGAAATGCTCCGAAGCGCCAATCTCCCCGGCTCCATGGCCATGCGAGATCGCAGCCGACTATCCACGCCAGCAGCCCACAGCGATCTGCCTATCGATCCGTCTCCTGGCATCCCGTCTGTCAGTTCTTTTGACAGACAGAGGAGTAGAAGTCCGGAGAAGAGGAACAGATACGAGAAAACGGCGAAGGAAGACTTTATTACGACTAGTCCGAAGCCGTTTAGGTTCAATACGGCTGACAGAGCGGCCAAGAAG ATGCAAGACGTAACAAAGAAAATGTCCCAAGAGAGCAAAAGCACTGAAAGCGTCGGTACCAGCGGCGACGGAGTAATGCGAGGGTTCTCCGCCCTGGAGCTCAGAGCAGCAGCCTCGGGCCGATCGAACCTGGCAGCTCTTCTGAGGGCCGAGGCGGTCCGCCGACGGTTTGAGATGGACGCTGCCAGCAGGATGGCAGAGCAGCGGAGAATGCGCGAGTTGCGTCACAGGGATCGCTTGCTGAGATCTAACCCAGCTTGGACTCtggttaaaaataa tgctgaagaaGACATTGCTATGCGCCTGCAAACTCGACGCGACGAGGAGCGAATGAGGCGAGAAGAATTCCTCCACGAAATGGAACTTATGTATGGAAGGGTTCAACAACAACCTCTGCTCTTTGAGAGATATTACGCACCTCGCTCTCACTCCGCACCTGTCGACTACATACAACTCTCACCCAGAAAAACCAAGAAAAGGAGCTCAAGGAAATGTAAAACTTACCATTTTAATACTCCTAGCGTGTCGCGAAAAGACTCCCTGAATGACTACAACGGCAACATGAtggaatatttaaatagaatagaaaacGACGAAAAATCTTACTCCAATTCGGATGACGCCATTGATAGTCTAGATGGTAAGTGA
- the LOC134656077 gene encoding ubiquinone biosynthesis monooxygenase COQ6, mitochondrial-like, with product MACALGKNSILSNLKVLLLEGGPSPRFNLKPEYSNRVVALSPNTKTLMTSLKAWRHVEDMRLQPVRHMQVWDACSDALITFSSTEILDDDVAYIVENDVLQHAVNTELASPGVKNVDIVYGAKISGYELAKNNKMDSLVTMENGDCYSCKLLSYLHL from the exons ATGGCTTGCGCTTTAG GAAAGAACTCAATACTTTCTAATTTAAAAGTGCTGTTACTGGAGGGTGGTCCCAGTCCAAGGTTTAATCTAAAGCCTGAATATAGCAATCGGGTAGTAGCGTTGAGTCCGAACACAAAGACTTTAATGACCTCTCTTAAGGCCTGGAGACATGTGGAGGATATGCGTCTGCAGCCTGTACGACATATGCAA GTATGGGATGCCTGCTCAGATGCCCTCATTACGTTCAGTAGTACAGAGATCTTAGATGACGATGTGGCATACATAGTAGAAAATGATGTGTTACAACATGCCGTAAACACTGAACTGGCGTCTCCTGGAGTAAAGAATGTGGACATAGTATATGGAGCCAAAATCTCCGGGTATGAGTTAGCGAAGAACAATAAAATGGATAGCTTGGTGACTATGGAGAATGGAGATTGTTATTCCTGCAAATTATTG AGTTATTTGCATTTATGA